The window CTCCACAAATAACATCACATTTAGGTTGGAATGCTGCTTGGTTGATGGACTGTATTCCCATTAGTTGCACCCGCAGCAACATAAGTGTGTGTAGAATGGGTATTAGCTGTGTGTGGTCACTTTCTGCTACGCTCCCTGTCGTAGATGTGGATAACTCTCTACTGTTAGCATGATCGCATCCTTCAGACTGACCACAGGCTGGTAACCCATGTCCTGTTTGGCACGTGCACAACTGTAATAATGGTGAGTTCCAGCCAAAGCCACCCGCATTGGTGTGAAGGTGGGCTTCCATGAAACTAGGGGCCGCAGCAGGACGGTCAGCACCCAGAGGAGCAGCGCAATGCCATAGACCAGCCAGTAGGGGAGGTGGTAGCGAGGTGCATTGTAGCCCAGACCCACCAGTATCTGGGACATGAAGTCCCAGAAGAAAACAGGTTCATCGTTGGTTATGTGGTAGGCCTTAAAGAGAGACAGGAACATGGCTATGAGAAATGTGTAGGCTGCTCcttcaaacaaataaaaaaaatttaaaaaatcattcagTTAAAAGCTTCCAAATCTTAAATGACATGGGGCCACCTCCTCtcaaaaatgacataaaaaaagacacattgaatattatatatacagtaatatTACAGTAATCTACTTTGAAGAGTTTGAAGCAATTACAATAATTCATTGATGTGTTGCCTATAATAAAGTTGGAGTCACAATCCTGTAGATTTTATAATCACAGGCtaaaaatgttggaaaattaaaaaataaaaatgtgattataCCGTACCTGACCACAGATTGGCGACTCTGGCCTAAGACGTTCTGCTGCCAGGACGTGACCATGAACTACATTCTCTACATATGTGAAGTCCACCAAGTTTGATCCATTCCTGTACCAGTACAGAGCACAGATAGTGTTAGCAGAGCTTAACCAGTAATCAGTAGCCTAAATGTGCCTACTGCACAGACTTTTGCAATTTAATGTGGTCTACACGACAAACAATACAATTGTCAGTGCACATAAATGAAGAGTGCCTCAATTAGTGATTATAAAATAGTTATAAAATGTTTGCAAAATGAAACCTGGAAATATGATACTCTTAATTGTCAGACTCACAACAAATAATAATGCTAAAAAGTGGTTCAATAATATCCACAAAGAAGAATtatcaataattaatttaataaactgattaaaaaatacaaatacatagcAGCATtggttcaaaataaataaatgaagacattacagtaaataaagaaCACTTCAAAACATTTGTCCACAGAACCCACCCAATAATGAATTTCATTTTTCCTCGTCGAGCCGTATCCACCAGGATTGGGACCAACTGTGGATCCCGAGGCCCAAAAATCCCATGAGGTCGGATGGCAACAGTGAGAAAACCATTTTCCTTATCACAGGCCTCAAGAACCAGCTAAGAACAACAGGACTGTTAATTACACTGATTCAAGTACCTTCACAAAAGGCAGTCAAATGTGTGCCATTTACTACAGAACTGTTTttctaaaagaaaacaaaacatcatAAATTGCTGTTAAACCAACGTACCTTTTCCTGCTGAATCTTGGTCAGTGTGTAGAAGTCAATGGGCTTTTTGGCATATGGAAGGTCCTCCTTCCCATTTTTGATGTCCGTTCCCTCAAATACCACACTGGCACTACTAGTCAGGACCAGTTTCTAAAACAAATGCAGTGCTTTCTTCTGGTTAAAGCGTTAACCTTTAACAAACGTAATGTTTGCGGGTTCATAAATGGCACATGCAATAGCCAAACATATGACTACACCAGTCACACTTGGATCCAGGATTCATCATCTGTTTATTCAAGCAGAGAGCTAGGTCGCCCCCTACCTGTACTCCAGCCTCATGGCAGGCTTGAATGACTGTGCGGGTTCCACTGATGTTGACCCTTTCAAACAGAGCTCGGTCATCGGCACCAGGTGCAGGTGATGCACAGTGGAAGACAAGGGACACGTCCCGCAGAGCTGGGAGTAAGGcctgcaagaaaaagaaaagctcaatgaacaaatattacacctcgcactgcaccttgtttactttgagcctccagtactgctcgcctggtccctccatctctgaaggtaaaaggaaaacactcatctagactcttctccatcttggcccctcggtggtggaatgaacttccccttgaggtcagaacatctcagtcactgagcaccttcaaacgacagctcaagaccttcctctttaaagaatatttagattaaattgtaattttcttgttgtcgaactttgtgtacagaatctacaacagagtgaataaaatagatgtattcatagttggggtcctagtgaaccggaattgatctcttcatcgatggtaacttgaaagcacgttgtaagtcgctctggataagggtgtctgccaaatgccgtaaatgtaaatatgcccAGTGATAACTCTAAACCATTGccattcagaatcagaataatGTTTATTGGCAAAGTATGAGAGCCTATTTTGTAGGCTTCTATATTGCCTGCCAGATGgaagcaggtaaaaaaaaataataaaaaggggtCTGTAGGAtctgtgattatttttcttGTCCTTTTCTTGGTTCTTTAAAGAAACAGGTCCTGGGTGGAGGGCAGGGGGACACCGATGATCTTATCTTCTGTCTGTACAGTCCTGTTCCTAAgctgtttagtggctgctccataccagagtGTGACGGAGGCGCACAGGACAGACTCGCAGTGAAGAACTAGATCATTAGATCCTGTGGAGGACTCTACTTCTTTAG of the Denticeps clupeoides chromosome 18, fDenClu1.1, whole genome shotgun sequence genome contains:
- the nsdhl gene encoding sterol-4-alpha-carboxylate 3-dehydrogenase, decarboxylating gives rise to the protein MTTRVRPSSKRCAVIGGSGFLGRHLVEKLADKGYTVSVFDIRQSYELPGVTFYLGDLCDKQALLPALRDVSLVFHCASPAPGADDRALFERVNISGTRTVIQACHEAGVQKLVLTSSASVVFEGTDIKNGKEDLPYAKKPIDFYTLTKIQQEKLVLEACDKENGFLTVAIRPHGIFGPRDPQLVPILVDTARRGKMKFIIGNGSNLVDFTYVENVVHGHVLAAERLRPESPICGQAYHITNDEPVFFWDFMSQILVGLGYNAPRYHLPYWLVYGIALLLWVLTVLLRPLVSWKPTFTPMRVALAGTHHYYSCARAKQDMGYQPVVSLKDAIMLTVESYPHLRQGA